The genomic window GACCAGGGCGCCAGAATGCATCAGGCGGGGCTGGATACCAGCCCCGCCGATTTCACACGATCAGCACTTCGCCGCCGCGGCGCCCGAATGTTGCTCGGGCACGGCGCCAGAATGTCGGCCGCGACACCGGAGCAGGCCCAGGACCGCCTGGGGCTGCGAGTTGGCCTGAGCCAGCATCGCGGTGCTGGACTGCTGGAGGAGCTGTGCCCGCGTGAGCCTGGACGCTTCCTTCGCGAAGTCCACGTCCCGGAGCTTGTTCTCCGACGAGGCCTGGTTCTGAGCATCGACGTTGAGCGTCGCGATGTTCTGAGCGAGGCCGTTCATGTGGGCACCGAGGTAATCCCGCTCCTTGCTGACTTCCTCGATCGCCTTGTCGAGCTTGGTCAAGCTGACCGACGCCAGGGCGTTGGACTGGACCGTGATGTTCGACGCGTCGACCGACAGGGCGGAAGCCTGCATGTCGCGGATTGCGATGGTGTGGATGTCGCCGTCACGGAAGCCCACCTGGATGGTGAAGCCGTTCGTGCCGGACTGGTCGCCATTCAGGAGCTTGTGGCTGTTCCACTCGGTCTTGGCGCCGATGCGATCGACCTCGGACGAGAGTTGGTCCAGTTCGCCCTGGATGGAGGTGCGGTCCGAATCCGTCAGCGTGTCGCTGGCGCCCTGGACCACGAGCTCACGCATCCGGGAGAGGATGGCGTGGGTCTCGTTGAGGGCGGCTTCCGCCGTCCCCAGCATGTTGTGCGCGTCCTGCGCGTTGGATGCGGCCTGATCCTGACCGCGGACCTGGTTGCGCATGCGCTCGGAGATGTTGAGCGCAGCGGTGTCGTCACCGGAACGGTTGACGCGAAGACCGGTGCTGAGCCGGTTGATCGACGCCGTCATCGCATCGTCGTTGCGCTTCAGGTGGAATTGCGAGATGGTGCTCTGAACGTTCTGGTTGATCCGAAGGGCCATTGCTTACCTCCTTGTGAGTTCCACCGGACCCTCCTTGGCCCGGCGCGTGGGTACACGGGTCTGCGAATCGCCACTTGCATTACTTGAACTCTCCTTTCCAGAAGAGGGACGGTTGCGGGGTGCTCTCCCGCCTGGCTGGCGGGAGAGATCCGTTTCAGGTTTCACCTTGGGTGGTGTGACTGCGATCTGGGTGAATCGCATTGGGTCTTTGGTCGCGTCAGAAAAGCTGTTCATGGCCTACCGGA from Candidatus Tanganyikabacteria bacterium includes these protein-coding regions:
- a CDS encoding flagellin, whose protein sequence is MALRINQNVQSTISQFHLKRNDDAMTASINRLSTGLRVNRSGDDTAALNISERMRNQVRGQDQAASNAQDAHNMLGTAEAALNETHAILSRMRELVVQGASDTLTDSDRTSIQGELDQLSSEVDRIGAKTEWNSHKLLNGDQSGTNGFTIQVGFRDGDIHTIAIRDMQASALSVDASNITVQSNALASVSLTKLDKAIEEVSKERDYLGAHMNGLAQNIATLNVDAQNQASSENKLRDVDFAKEASRLTRAQLLQQSSTAMLAQANSQPQAVLGLLRCRGRHSGAVPEQHSGAAAAKC